The genomic DNA AAATCTGTACAATATGAGAATCAGCGCATGCATCATCTAGAAGTTGTAGTTCAGTTTATTATGACATCATTGATCACCAAACATTGAATGTGAGAAATCTTCCCCCACTCTTCACCTTTAGGTTTCATGTATCGTTCTTTGACAACAGAAGGACCACAAATTGCTAGCCTTGAAATGGATTTAGGCAGGCCCTCCACCGGTAAGCATTGAAGGTTGGGGCAATTAGAGAGACACAAAGATTCAAGAGAGGAGAGGTTGCAGAAACCCTCGTAATCCAATTTTTTAAGATTCATTTCAAGATTACTACACTCTCTGATATACAGACGTGTAAGGCTACAATGATGCTCCTGTGAAATCATTTCAAGATTACTACACTTAGTCAAACTGAGGCACTCGAGTTTTGGGAAGAAGTCCAGATGAAAGGTCCAAATATTCAAGAAAGTTGTAGGAACAGCCTAGAGGAATGTTCATAGTTGGGGAACGCATAATCATTAGTGTTTCAAGAGAGATGTGCCCAACCCATTCAAGGAACGATTCTTTCATACACCATTCATCAATTCTGAGAATTCTGAGAGTAGATAGTTGATAACCGATATGCAGCCTTCCACAATTACTTAGATGTAATCGACGAATGGATGGAGCAAATGGAACAGAAGCCACAAGTTGGCTGCAGTTAGTAATTTTTAGTTTCAACAAACAAGGAAGTTGCTCAGGTAAACACTCTTCTAGATATGGACAATCATTTATGAAAAGCTTTTGGAGACACGGAAAAGCACCTGTCACAATTTTACAATCCCATTCTTCCCATCCCTCcatattctcaaattttaagaTTTCCAAGGATGTAAATGGAGGACTAACTGAAGAAGAGATGCTCCTATTGTCATAAAATTCACTACCAATCGCCACTATCCCAGATAGCCCTGTGATCCACAATTTCTTGAGAGATGGCAAAATCCCAAGTGGAGGCAACAACACACAATTTTCACAATCTCTCAATTTTAAAGACACCAAATTTGACAATTAATTATCTCAAAACCATTCTGGAAATCGTGTACCTCCATAGCCCCGTATTGACAACTTCTTCAATTGTTTGGAAGGTTGCAACTTCTCCAGCACTTCCCTTTCTTTCTCCGAATTGTCACTGCATGCATTCCATTCTAACTCTAGCTTCACAAGATGTACTTTATTTTTCAAAGTTGCTGCCAATGCATCAGAGGGATTTACAATCTTTTGCAGCTCTAAAATTAATAGTGTTCCATGAAGATTGAATTCTCCTATAACTGATGAATATTGGCCTCGCTACCTTTGTCCACATAAAATGAACTCAGCACTTGAAGATTCTTTAGTTTTCCCACATCCATTGGTCTTCTTCTCACTTTCGTTTTGCTAAAGTTGAGGTAACGGACATTAGTgagtttatataaatttaatggCAACTCTTCCAAACACTTACAATTCATCAGCTTGAGTATTTGCAAGTTATAGAGAGAACAGACTGAATCCAGTAGCTTCTTTATGTTGGTACCAGAGACGTCTAGAAAACGGAGATGCTTGAGATTGCCTATGGTGTCAAGCAACTCATTCTCAGTGGAAAAACCAGACATTGACAAGACACGAAAGAACTTAAACTTTGAGAACAATTCCTGCATCAATATGCTAGACATCAAAAGTTTACTGTCACCTTCGTTGGATCTCATACATAGTGGAAGAAATGTGCGTAATCTATTTGCATTATATAAGGTCTCAAAAAATTTGAAACTATTGCCTGAATTTCCTAAAAATGACACATGGCGAGTCATTTTCAATCTGTTATGAGATTCCTCATCTTTGAGTGTTGAGCAAAAATCACCGCACACATATTTAGCCAAATCATTGAGAAGGTCATGCATGATAAAATCCATCTCATATTCCCTTGATTCCTGAAAAAATGACCTTGAAAATAGATCATTGAAGTATTGTTCACCAACTTCTTCTACACTCATACTTTTTAAAGGGCATTGCAGAAAATTTTCACCCAtccataataaaattaaatacagGCGTCAATGGATTTTTTGGTGTCTATCAAATAATTTCCTTGTTTAAAGAGCTCTTATTATATGAGAAGAGTAAAAAAACAATGACTgtttcttttcccaccctacCTCTTCTCATACGCcctctttttttctcttcaaaaaatacccgtgttcggattatataatccgaactccttttttgggattttaggattatataatccaaaaactacctaaacacaaaaatcataataaaattgATACAAAGGTCTATGTTGACCATCGTACTATCCTGACATAAACTGCAAAGTAAGGAATTTTTGGGAATGAAGCTATGTTAAATCTCTTGATTCATTTATAAGTAGTGGTCATTATTATATACAAAAGTTCTTCCTCCACTGCCACTAACCTCAACCACCTAACTCACTTTCCTGTTTTATTAGTTTTACTTGTTATTCAACCTGTTTTCAGATATCTAATTTATTATCTTCGGTGGAATAGTATATAATATCACAGACTAGACTGTAGTTTCTCCTCCCAAATAGTATTTGTTTTTGACACTATGCAGCAGTTGCAAATTGCAATGATAATATGATTCAATAATATAGAATTAAAACATGAATCATGAAGCATGCAACCAGCAACCATTCAAAACATGAAGCACACGACAGACAATCTTtgacccttcaaaaaaaaaaaaacaacaatctttgaaaaaaaagtgtgaaGCATACAACAAAAATTTGAGATGATATCAACAAACTAACCTTGGTTGTTGGTTCTGCCAGTTAGTGTCCTGCCCACACCCTTTACATTCATCTCATTCAGCAATTGTTCTGCCCTCTCCACGTCCTAAGTTTCAAAAAAGTATTCGAATAAAAAATAACTCGACAGGTCAACCCACTCGCAGCCCATTTTATGGATTATACAGGGGTTGCTTGAGACAAATTGAAAATCTCAATCTGCCTCAGCAAAAAGGGTGGATTAAATGGGTCAACCTAATGGCATCAACCCATTTCACCACTCCTATATGAATGAAAGGATTATgtataaaatagtatatatcaATATATGTAGTTAGTATGAATGCctagttgaattttttttggtgtgtgtgtgtataacAAAATTCAGATTAATCTTTGCAGGTGGGGAGCCCGAACACACTTATTGTCTGAGCAGAGCTATGTATACATCTCCCGGGGCTTGGCCCCGGCcacttttttaataaactttcTGCGTTTTGTTGGCCCCGGGGCAACACACTTACTGTGTTTTGTTGGTTTAACACTTTGAAATAGTTACTATAGTTGCGTTATATCTGACCCATCCCACCTATCAATCTTCCCTCCCCCTTGATAATGGCCTCTTATAACAATGAAACCAGAAATTTCACATGGATATTCAAACAACCTATGAGGTTGATCAGAGTATGCTATTAGCAAAGATAAATATGTGGACCAGCGAAGCTTAGAAGAGACAGAAAAAAACTCAACCTGTATCATTGGTATTGCACACAGCTGGTTTATGTTGACTTCCACAGAAGGTATCCCATATAACCTTGCAAGACACCACACATTTTCATCACAAGCGTTTGAAATTTCTACTTGATTCTCATGATCACAAgcatttgaaattaaattgaagAGTTTCAGACCtttaaatacattaaaataataatcaatccAAATAAGCAAAACCTAcctgataaaaataaaatatccaagttctttcctcaaaaaaataaaatatccaaGTTCTAgtcaaattatttaaaataagcaTGGACGAAGCATTAGCTATAAAATTACatgtaaataatttttgaaaatgaagttcTCAATGTCCAATGAGAGAACTAAGAAATAACTCTTCTATCTATATTTTATAACAGAAAATAGTGGGAAGTGTTTTTGTTTGGATATACCTATCTAAACATTATGTTCCCACATAAACAGATCATCAATTTTTTGGGAAACAAAACGCAACTATATATTCCATCACATCCCAACTGCCAAGCATTAGTTCCATTTTAGAAGAGATTTCTAACAAAGCAGAAAGCaactttctttaattttttgacaGAACCACAGATAGTCTATGTCTATCCCTACTTTTACATGAATAAATATAATGAGTTTGGAAAGTTGTAAACCCGGATAGTCTTCCAATCTTCCCCATTTGGTTTTCCAAAAAATGGTGTTTAAGCAATGGACAGTTGCCACAAATAATGCATAACAGGTTTCGAaataatatgatttatgatagtTAACATACAAGGTTTGTAAAGTGTCCCTGCATGACAAGTGAAAACATGAAGGAATACCCTCTGGTAACCAGAAGAAATAAACGGCCTACAATTACAGGAAAAAGCTACTTTTGAATTAGCAAGATTATCATCATATCACATCAGCATTTGTTGTATTTTATACATTGTATTTCTTGACATCAGACCCCTTTCCACGACATGATCCCAGAACATCTGTGACACTTTGTTTTGACTAGCATCAAGAGCACTAAAGCATCTATAGATTTTGACAGTGATCATCAACCTTCTCCTAGCCATCTCTTCTAACATATCTGAGGCAGCATTTGTGTTCCCTGATTTCCAGTAAGAAAAAGCAAGACTAGTGTAGATAACACTATCACCTGAAATACCCTTCCCTTCCATATGATATAATAACTTTTCAGCACATTCAATCCTCTCTATCTTGCATAACCTTCTTATCAATGCCCTGTAGAGTGAAATATTAAGACAAAAACCTTTACTCAAAAACTCATCTGGCAGTGCTAGAACTGCATCAGTATTGTCTTTCTTGCAATAGCTATCTACAATCCACGAATAAGTGCGATAATTTGGAGAAAATCCGGCATCGAGCATTCCAAACAATAGTTCCTTGGCACTTTCGAGCTCGCTTGTTTTGCAGAATCCATGAATCAGTGCTTTATATGTAAAGGAGTTGGGCGTTAGTCCAGCTTCTAACATCttagttttaaatttcaaaGCAGAGTTCAAATCTCCTATCTTGCAATAAGCATTAATCAGTGTGTTACATGTGACACTGTCAGCTTGGACTTTTCTTTCACTCATTTCGTGCAAGAGTTTGTTGGCATCCCTTATTCTGCCATCTGAACACAGCTTACGCAAAATCGAATTGTAAGTAACAACACCAGGGTACAATCCCTTAGCCACCATCATTTCACGCAACCTCAAAGCTTCCTCAAACTCATTCGCTTTACAATATCCATCAATCAATGTAGTATATGTGACATGATTCGGAATGGCATCTTTGATTTCGCCAAACATCCTCATAGCTTCCCTC from Medicago truncatula cultivar Jemalong A17 chromosome 8, MtrunA17r5.0-ANR, whole genome shotgun sequence includes the following:
- the LOC11443986 gene encoding pentatricopeptide repeat-containing protein At5g38730, which codes for MKSMLMIETSNKHLIESVCAIIVKGDWNNLLKPKTASTLTSTTIHQVILHLKQHRYEPFFIFHFFKWAQSIPHYTHSLHSSWSMIHMLTKHRHFKTAQQVLDKMAQREILSSPSVLTSLVRIHDDPEVNSHVLSWIVIHYAKSKMTHDAVQVFEQMSLCNLKPHLHACTVLMNSLLKDGITSMVWKVYKRMVQDGVVPNIYVYNCLIHACSKSRDVERAEFILNEMEVKGVVPDIFTYNTLIALYCKKGLHYEALSVQDKMEREGINLDIVSYNSLIYGFCKEGKMREAMRMFGEIKDAIPNHVTYTTLIDGYCKANEFEEALRLREMMVAKGLYPGVVTYNSILRKLCSDGRIRDANKLLHEMSERKVQADSVTCNTLINAYCKIGDLNSALKFKTKMLEAGLTPNSFTYKALIHGFCKTSELESAKELLFGMLDAGFSPNYRTYSWIVDSYCKKDNTDAVLALPDEFLSKGFCLNISLYRALIRRLCKIERIECAEKLLYHMEGKGISGDSVIYTSLAFSYWKSGNTNAASDMLEEMARRRLMITVKIYRCFSALDASQNKVSQMFWDHVVERGLMSRNTMYKIQQMLM